The Lagopus muta isolate bLagMut1 chromosome 6, bLagMut1 primary, whole genome shotgun sequence sequence AAggcaacaacaataaaacagacCACGCGCAACAGGGGTGCTGCAGTATCCTTCTTCCTGTTAGGACTAGAGAAACTGGCACCAGCAGCAGGTAAATCTGATACATTAAGTCATAAATACCTTCAAATGGCATAATCTCTTGGATTCTGTTTCCTGAGGGTCTGCAGAACATCCTCGAGAAGTGATAGCCCCAAGTCCACTTTGAAGGACAGGAAAGGATCAGACAGGTCACAAAGAGTGGTGCTGTTCTGGGAGCCAGTCTCTGAGGTCACGCAGTCTGTAGCCTGGTCCTTGTGGAACTGAGTTTGAGTGGCTTTGTTGTATTGATGAGAAGCACCAGAAAAGGAGACATCAGAGTGAGAATCTGTGTGATCGATGATGTTAGGGCAGCTAGAGCTGTCCAGGTACAGCCGGGGTGGCTTAGGAGGTGCTTGTGCCTTGGCCAGGTTTTGCTCACTCTGACACGACAGGTAATCAGACTTGTCCTTCAGATCCCTCAAGCATTCCCTCTTCTGGCACTGTCCATCACTGTCCAGTGTGTGGCTGTTCTTGTTCAGGATAATGACCTGGTTGCCCAACTTTTTGTGTCTCCTGAGTGAGAAACGTCTGAAGAATGTTGTAGACTTAATGGATCCTCTCCGCCAAGTATCCATTCTgataaaaagcaaagagaaaactgcTGACTCTTCACAGTCAGGTGGTGAACTTCTGTCACAGGCTCAGCAGCAAGTCGCACAACAGGAACAACCTCTTCTTTCCCTGTTCCTGtagctggaaggaaaacagagatgcTGGTATTGCAGGAAATGCAAACTTCACACTATATCTCTGTATTAAGGAGCAGTTGACCTGTCTGGTATATTAGGGAGTCTTGTTCAGTGGAGAAGGAATGGTGATGTCTGAGCTTGTTAAATCTGTGCCACAGAAACAAGCTGATGAAAAATAGCAAAGGCACACAGTCACCATGAGAACAGATTTAATCTAGTATCTAGAACAGAAGGGCACTTTGATACCATGGTAACCAGCCACCTTCATGATGAAGGGCACAGTATAAAAATCTCAGTGGGTGGTTAGGAAGGGAGCTGGTGACTCAGtaacactgaagaaaaccaaagaaataGTCAaaggtaaatttaaaaaaaaaagaaaacaaaacagcgaTGTAGAAGATGAGCATTAGGAAAATGGAATGCAAAATAGACTTACGGTATGTCGGAGCTGCACCTGAGTCCAACAGGCAGAGAGGAGAAACCACTGACGTACTGAGAGAATGGTGACCACCACGCTCTGAGattctggaagaagaaagtcCAGGGGCAATTCAGCCAGGTGGGACCTAGAGCAATAAAAATCCACAATGCCGCCTTCTCTTCATGTGCCTCTTGTCACTGCTTCCCAGGCTGCAGTTCCTTGTGcatatgtatttgttttgagCCAAGCCCTTGCTGAGTCAGCCACGTCAGAAACTGGGTTTTACACAATTGGTAATTGCCAGGATTGCAGGAAGTAGGTGTAAAGTGGCAAAGCATCAGCCCACACTCTGCCTGAGGAGAAGGCAAGCTCGCTCAGAGACAGGCACCCAGACTGCTTGAGAACTGTCAACGTGAATGTCAACTTGGAGCCCATCTTGAATCAGACTGCTTCTTCTCTACTGCCACTTCTAATGGCTTGTTTTATCAGCAAGACTCCCATACAAGGCAGAAAATAATCTCTT is a genomic window containing:
- the C6H15orf62 gene encoding uncharacterized protein C15orf62 homolog, mitochondrial isoform X2 produces the protein MDTWRRGSIKSTTFFRRFSLRRHKKLGNQVIILNKNSHTLDSDGQCQKRECLRDLKDKSDYLSCQSEQNLAKAQAPPKPPRLYLDSSSCPNIIDHTDSHSDVSFSGASHQYNKATQTQFHKDQATDCVTSETGSQNSTTLCDLSDPFLSFKVDLGLSLLEDVLQTLRKQNPRDYAI